Proteins found in one Limnobaculum xujianqingii genomic segment:
- a CDS encoding RidA family protein, which translates to MLKKTCLSVVMATVLLSVGVAQSAERNVVMPEGTKPSALFSPAIEANGFVFTSGQLPIDPATGKMVEGIEAQTEQAIANLRAVLEAGGSSLDKLVKVNIYLNNIDDYASMNKVYAKAFKGTPPARTALQVGKIPLGASIEIEGIAVK; encoded by the coding sequence ATGCTGAAGAAAACCTGTTTGTCTGTTGTGATGGCGACCGTATTGCTATCTGTTGGTGTGGCTCAGTCTGCGGAACGTAATGTGGTGATGCCTGAAGGTACTAAACCTTCAGCGCTTTTCTCTCCGGCTATTGAAGCTAATGGCTTTGTTTTTACTTCCGGCCAATTACCTATTGATCCTGCAACTGGAAAAATGGTGGAAGGTATTGAAGCGCAAACCGAGCAGGCGATAGCTAACTTGCGTGCGGTATTGGAAGCGGGTGGTTCATCTCTGGATAAGCTGGTTAAGGTTAACATCTATCTGAATAATATTGATGATTACGCCAGTATGAATAAGGTTTATGCCAAGGCATTCAAAGGTACTCCTCCAGCGCGAACTGCTTTACAGGTAGGTAAGATCCCTCTTGGTGCTTCGATTGAAATTGAAGGTATTGCGGTAAAATAG